In Bosea vestrisii, the following are encoded in one genomic region:
- a CDS encoding MFS transporter — translation MTEAASPPSRTGLLASPAAFLMVLAFLNWLGYASWSALLNNFAKEAAGFTGQDIGILQSVREIPGFLAFTAIILFWIMREQVLAYLSLLTLGLGVALTGYFPSLGGLLLTTMIMSLGFHYYETAQQSLQLQLLPKSEAPRLLGKIAGASAVAQLIAFGSIALIWRLWQPSYAHVFLGAGLVTMALTAAAMLLFPRFQGVVPQNKGFVLRKRYWLYYALTFMSGARRQIFMAFGGFLLVERFGYDVAATATLLLVTYGINMFAGPLLGNLVGKVGERATIQLENISLIAVFIGYALASHGQFGTAGALVAGGLFVIDGVFFTLVLAQRTYFQKIADPADIAPTSAVAFTINHIAAVFLPITFGLIWLRDPAIVFYIGAAVATVSLSLSLLVPRHPAAGHETTLVARATAPAE, via the coding sequence ATGACCGAAGCCGCCTCTCCGCCGTCACGCACGGGCCTGCTCGCCTCTCCGGCCGCCTTCCTGATGGTGCTCGCCTTCCTCAACTGGCTCGGCTACGCCAGCTGGAGCGCGCTGCTCAACAACTTCGCCAAGGAAGCGGCGGGCTTCACCGGGCAGGACATCGGCATCCTGCAATCGGTTCGCGAGATTCCCGGCTTCCTGGCCTTCACCGCCATCATCCTGTTCTGGATCATGCGCGAGCAGGTGCTGGCCTATCTCAGCCTGCTGACGCTCGGCCTCGGCGTGGCACTGACCGGCTACTTCCCCAGCCTCGGCGGGCTCCTGCTGACGACAATGATCATGTCGCTCGGCTTCCATTATTACGAGACGGCGCAGCAGTCGCTGCAATTACAGCTGCTGCCGAAGTCGGAGGCACCGCGGCTGCTCGGCAAGATTGCCGGCGCCTCGGCAGTGGCACAGCTCATCGCCTTCGGCTCGATCGCGTTGATCTGGCGCCTGTGGCAGCCGAGCTATGCCCATGTCTTCCTCGGCGCCGGCCTCGTCACCATGGCGCTGACGGCCGCCGCCATGCTGCTCTTCCCGCGTTTCCAGGGCGTGGTCCCGCAGAACAAGGGCTTCGTGCTGCGCAAGCGCTACTGGCTCTATTACGCGCTGACCTTCATGTCGGGCGCGCGCCGGCAGATCTTCATGGCCTTTGGCGGCTTCCTGCTGGTCGAACGCTTCGGCTACGACGTCGCCGCGACCGCGACGCTGCTGCTGGTGACCTATGGCATCAACATGTTCGCCGGCCCGCTGCTCGGCAACCTCGTCGGCAAGGTCGGCGAGCGCGCGACGATCCAGCTCGAGAACATCTCGCTGATCGCCGTCTTCATCGGCTATGCGCTGGCCAGCCACGGCCAATTCGGCACAGCGGGCGCGCTCGTCGCCGGCGGGCTCTTCGTCATCGACGGCGTCTTCTTCACGCTCGTCCTGGCGCAGCGTACCTATTTCCAGAAGATCGCCGACCCCGCCGACATCGCGCCGACCTCGGCGGTGGCCTTCACCATCAACCACATCGCCGCAGTGTTCCTGCCGATCACCTTCGGCCTGATCTGGCTGCGAGATCCGGCGATCGTCTTCTATATCGGGGCAGCGGTGGCGACGGTCTCGCTCAGCCTGTCGCTGCTGGTGCCGCGCCATCCGGCCGCCGGCCATGAGACGACGCTGGTCGCTCGGGCTACGGCGCCAGCCGAGTAG
- a CDS encoding DUF3800 domain-containing protein, which translates to MASAFGLVFIVSSDQPPAYHYVAFIDEAGDDGLRAVKPLTVPGSSEWLILSAVVIRAENESKLESWIGEIRASLGRRQTNEIHFAKLAPFQKSAACSVIAGLDVRLFVIASNKKNMQGYRNPFAGKIPSSNWFYCWMSRLLLERVTHFVKYKSDAEYGESRKIKLEYSARGGLKYSQMKAYYEWMKLKRHNPFLPWGRIEWDVLDHQLFKVYPHHERAGLQLADIAASAFFKACDKHDTGACDSTFAKLLAPRMARQPSETGWLTSGYGVKLMPSLKGAQLGPEQSDIFKFYGYPRQWWDPEAFS; encoded by the coding sequence GTGGCATCTGCATTTGGTTTAGTCTTCATCGTGTCTTCTGATCAGCCCCCAGCATACCACTACGTCGCTTTCATTGATGAAGCCGGGGATGATGGGCTTCGCGCAGTGAAGCCATTGACTGTCCCTGGGTCCAGCGAATGGCTCATCTTGTCGGCCGTTGTAATCCGCGCAGAGAATGAATCGAAACTAGAGAGCTGGATTGGTGAGATCAGGGCAAGCCTAGGCAGGCGCCAAACAAACGAAATTCACTTTGCCAAATTAGCGCCGTTCCAGAAGTCAGCCGCTTGCTCGGTCATTGCAGGGCTGGACGTGAGGCTGTTTGTCATCGCTTCCAACAAGAAAAACATGCAGGGCTACCGGAATCCTTTCGCTGGAAAGATACCGTCGAGTAACTGGTTCTATTGCTGGATGTCACGACTTCTGCTCGAAAGAGTTACGCATTTCGTAAAATATAAATCAGATGCTGAATACGGGGAGAGTAGAAAGATAAAATTGGAATATAGCGCTAGGGGTGGATTAAAGTATTCTCAGATGAAGGCCTATTATGAATGGATGAAGCTCAAGCGTCACAACCCCTTCCTACCATGGGGGAGGATTGAGTGGGACGTTCTCGATCATCAACTATTCAAGGTATATCCGCACCATGAACGCGCCGGTCTGCAATTAGCTGATATCGCCGCAAGCGCGTTTTTCAAAGCCTGCGATAAACACGATACGGGTGCTTGCGATTCCACCTTTGCCAAGCTTTTGGCTCCACGAATGGCTCGCCAGCCAAGCGAGACGGGATGGCTGACTTCCGGATACGGCGTGAAATTGATGCCAAGCCTCAAGGGAGCTCAATTGGGCCCGGAGCAGAGCGACATATTCAAGTTCTACGGCTATCCGAGGCAGTGGTGGGACCCGGAGGCGTTTTCCTGA
- a CDS encoding 2Fe-2S iron-sulfur cluster-binding protein, protein MPKITYIDAQGTSRTVEGETGSTVMEVAVRNGVPGIEAECGGACACATCHVYVDEAWAEKAGHAEPMEEDMLDFAFDVRPNSRLSCQIRVRDELDGLIVRTPARQG, encoded by the coding sequence ATGCCGAAGATCACTTACATCGACGCCCAGGGCACCAGCCGCACGGTCGAGGGCGAGACGGGTTCGACCGTGATGGAGGTCGCGGTGCGCAACGGCGTGCCGGGCATCGAGGCGGAATGCGGCGGAGCCTGCGCCTGCGCGACCTGCCATGTCTATGTCGACGAGGCCTGGGCCGAAAAGGCCGGCCATGCCGAGCCGATGGAAGAGGACATGCTGGACTTCGCCTTCGATGTCCGCCCGAACTCGCGCCTGTCCTGCCAGATCAGGGTGCGTGACGAACTCGATGGCTTGATCGTTCGCACGCCGGCTCGTCAGGGCTGA
- a CDS encoding ABC-type transport auxiliary lipoprotein family protein has product MLTSPSLLYGRLRALSLAAAGALSLAGCGGGAAPTTYDLSAPRDFGRIGGSGGVLIVAEPSTVQALDSDRLIVKDSAGALSFLGGAQWADRVPKLVQTRLIQTFENGSRIAAVGRPGERIVPDLQLNTDIRSFNIDAASGAAVVEITAKLVGDRSGKVQRAKLFSARVPAGADGAGAARALDQALSQVLIQIARWAR; this is encoded by the coding sequence ATGCTGACCTCGCCTTCGCTGCTTTACGGTCGTCTGCGCGCCCTGTCCTTGGCAGCCGCAGGCGCATTGTCGTTGGCCGGTTGCGGCGGCGGCGCGGCGCCGACCACCTACGATCTCTCGGCACCGCGCGACTTCGGCCGCATCGGCGGATCAGGAGGCGTGCTGATCGTCGCCGAACCTTCCACCGTTCAGGCGCTGGATTCCGACCGCCTGATCGTCAAGGACTCGGCCGGCGCCCTCTCTTTCCTCGGCGGCGCGCAATGGGCCGACCGGGTGCCGAAACTGGTGCAGACGCGCCTGATCCAGACGTTCGAGAACGGCAGCCGCATCGCCGCCGTCGGCCGGCCGGGCGAACGCATCGTCCCCGATCTCCAGCTCAACACCGATATACGCAGCTTCAACATCGACGCTGCGAGCGGTGCCGCCGTGGTCGAGATCACCGCAAAGCTGGTCGGCGATCGCAGCGGCAAGGTCCAGCGCGCCAAACTGTTCTCGGCGCGCGTGCCCGCTGGCGCTGACGGGGCAGGGGCGGCGCGAGCGCTCGATCAGGCACTGTCCCAGGTGCTGATCCAGATCGCCCGCTGGGCGCGCTGA
- a CDS encoding Hpt domain-containing protein — protein MPQTAIDLVHLARQTGGDAELERELLTLFAQQCARHLRAIHGGDANVRRDAAHTLKGAARAIGAWQVAEAADRIEQQLGQAGTAPREDALDALTLAAAEARAVISRLDCAA, from the coding sequence ATGCCCCAGACTGCCATCGACCTCGTGCACCTCGCCCGCCAGACCGGTGGCGATGCCGAGCTGGAGCGCGAACTGCTGACGCTGTTCGCGCAGCAATGCGCCCGCCACTTACGCGCCATCCATGGCGGCGACGCCAATGTCCGCCGCGACGCCGCCCACACCCTGAAAGGGGCTGCCCGCGCCATCGGCGCCTGGCAGGTCGCGGAAGCCGCCGACCGGATCGAGCAGCAGCTCGGCCAGGCCGGCACGGCGCCGCGCGAGGACGCGCTGGACGCGCTGACGCTTGCAGCGGCCGAGGCGCGCGCGGTGATTTCGCGGCTCGACTGCGCGGCCTGA
- a CDS encoding MlaD family protein, producing the protein MESRANYALVGLFTLAVIAAMFGFVYWFGSGGGGRKQDVRVIFTGTVTGLGRGSSVLFNGLRVGEVKQIGLQPDDPRRIFGVIEVENTTPLRVDTRARIEAQGLAGVVALQLIGGEPDAAVLLAKPGEQLPTITAERSELQDIIETVRNVAKKADEVLGSVDGLIKENSGSISNTVRNVEKFSKALGDNSDSIDKLMSSFGQIADTIAPLSQKLGTLSEELTSVVRSIDQKKITGIVDNIDKFTAALGGSSSDVSKAVSDVASITDKLNRAADQVEGVLKAAQAFLNTQDGQGAFAEVASAAKSIRVLADNLDKRTAEITTGINRFTGPGLRDIESLASDGKRTLTDLNRTLRNLERNPQQFIFGGRPPLPQYGGSR; encoded by the coding sequence ATGGAATCCCGTGCGAACTATGCTCTGGTCGGCCTCTTCACCCTCGCGGTGATCGCGGCGATGTTCGGCTTCGTCTACTGGTTCGGCAGCGGCGGCGGCGGGCGCAAGCAGGATGTCCGCGTCATCTTCACGGGGACCGTCACCGGTCTTGGGCGCGGATCGAGCGTGCTCTTCAACGGTTTGCGCGTCGGCGAGGTCAAGCAGATCGGACTGCAGCCCGACGATCCGCGCCGCATCTTCGGTGTGATCGAGGTCGAGAACACGACGCCGCTGCGTGTCGATACCCGTGCCCGCATCGAGGCGCAGGGGCTCGCCGGCGTCGTCGCCCTGCAGCTGATCGGCGGCGAGCCCGATGCCGCAGTGCTGCTGGCAAAGCCCGGCGAGCAGCTGCCGACCATCACCGCCGAGCGTTCCGAACTGCAGGACATCATCGAGACGGTTCGCAATGTCGCCAAGAAGGCCGATGAGGTGCTCGGCAGTGTCGACGGGCTGATCAAGGAGAATTCCGGCTCGATCAGCAACACCGTGCGCAATGTCGAGAAGTTCTCCAAGGCTCTCGGTGACAATTCCGACAGCATCGACAAGCTGATGTCCAGCTTCGGCCAGATCGCCGACACGATCGCGCCGCTGTCGCAGAAGCTGGGCACGCTGAGCGAAGAGCTGACCTCCGTGGTCCGTTCGATCGACCAGAAGAAAATCACCGGCATCGTCGACAATATCGACAAGTTCACCGCGGCGCTGGGCGGCTCCAGCAGCGACGTGTCGAAGGCGGTCAGCGACGTCGCCTCGATCACCGACAAGCTCAACCGCGCCGCCGATCAGGTCGAGGGCGTGCTCAAGGCGGCGCAGGCCTTCCTGAACACGCAGGACGGGCAGGGCGCTTTCGCCGAGGTCGCCAGCGCAGCGAAGTCGATCCGCGTTCTGGCCGACAATCTCGACAAGCGCACCGCCGAGATCACAACCGGCATCAATCGCTTCACCGGTCCTGGATTGCGCGATATCGAATCGCTCGCCTCCGACGGCAAGCGCACGTTGACCGACCTCAATCGAACTTTACGCAATCTCGAGCGTAATCCCCAACAGTTCATCTTCGGCGGTCGCCCGCCGCTTCCCCAATATGGCGGATCGCGCTAG